The Actinopolyspora erythraea genome has a segment encoding these proteins:
- a CDS encoding MCE family protein, with protein sequence MSRRGPGPVKRRLMGLALLMSMVLFVSLTVAIYQKAFKPVVEVRLRAESTGNQLRERSDVKVRGMLVGKVREVRADGDGATLRLAIEPDKADSIPSNVTARLLPKSLFGSRYVSLNIPDEPADTNLSEGDVIPQDRTETSVELQSVLSETLEVLRAVRPSELSATLNALSTALDGRGEDIGRTLTRLNTYLEGINPSIPDLKRNLRELVGFARTYEQAAPDVLNALDNLTTTSRTLVEQREQLKVLTRQTTSTSDDVRGFLAENRDNLIRLNSSARPAMDVLAEYAPEYRCFLDDMTDFIPRIDRAFGKGTDEPGLHITLEITSDRGKYVPGRDEPAYRDERGPRCYNFENAPNPFPQYPPDGPVEDGSYKPPPAKTSNGGINPPSGGEDYLPTGGEGSDAAAGTSSQSATTAGEVVNSPAEREFISTVLAPTMNVPPERVPDWSSLLVGPLLRGSEVSYR encoded by the coding sequence ATGAGCAGGCGCGGACCCGGACCGGTCAAGCGGCGCCTGATGGGCCTGGCGCTGCTGATGAGCATGGTGCTGTTCGTCAGCCTGACCGTGGCGATCTACCAGAAGGCCTTCAAACCCGTGGTGGAGGTGCGGCTGCGCGCCGAGTCCACCGGCAACCAGCTGCGCGAGCGCTCGGACGTGAAGGTGCGCGGGATGCTGGTCGGCAAGGTGCGCGAGGTGCGCGCCGACGGCGACGGCGCGACGCTGCGACTGGCGATCGAGCCGGACAAGGCCGACAGCATACCGTCCAACGTGACGGCCCGGCTGCTGCCGAAGTCGCTGTTCGGCTCGCGCTACGTCTCGCTGAACATCCCGGACGAACCCGCGGACACGAACCTGTCCGAAGGGGACGTGATCCCCCAGGACCGCACCGAGACCTCGGTGGAGCTGCAGAGCGTGCTCTCCGAGACGCTGGAGGTGCTGCGCGCGGTGCGGCCCTCCGAGCTGTCGGCCACCCTCAACGCGCTGAGCACCGCGCTGGACGGGCGCGGCGAGGACATCGGCCGCACTCTCACGCGGCTCAACACCTACCTGGAGGGGATCAACCCCTCGATCCCGGACCTCAAGCGCAACCTCCGCGAACTCGTCGGCTTCGCCCGCACCTACGAACAGGCGGCACCGGACGTGCTCAACGCGCTGGACAACCTGACCACCACCTCCAGGACACTGGTCGAACAGCGCGAACAGCTCAAGGTGCTGACCCGGCAGACCACGAGCACCTCCGACGATGTGCGGGGGTTCCTGGCCGAGAACCGGGACAACCTGATCCGGCTCAACTCCTCGGCGCGGCCCGCGATGGACGTGCTGGCCGAGTACGCGCCGGAGTACCGCTGCTTCCTCGACGACATGACCGATTTCATCCCCCGCATCGACCGCGCCTTCGGCAAGGGCACCGACGAACCGGGGTTGCACATCACGCTGGAGATCACCTCGGACCGGGGCAAGTACGTCCCGGGTAGGGACGAGCCGGCCTACCGGGACGAGCGCGGTCCTCGCTGCTACAACTTCGAGAACGCGCCCAACCCGTTCCCGCAGTACCCGCCGGACGGGCCGGTCGAGGACGGTTCCTACAAGCCGCCGCCGGCCAAGACCTCCAACGGCGGGATCAACCCGCCTTCGGGCGGCGAGGACTACCTGCCCACCGGCGGTGAGGGCTCCGACGCCGCGGCGGGCACCTCCTCGCAGTCGGCCACGACCGCCGGCGAGGTCGTGAACTCGCCCGCCGAGCGCGAGTTCATCTCCACCGTGCTCGCGCCGACGATGAACGTTCCCCCCGAGCGGGTTCCCGACTGGAGCTCGCTGCTCGTGGGGCCGCTGCTGCGCGGAAGCGAGGTGAGCTACCGATGA